From Pristiophorus japonicus isolate sPriJap1 chromosome 7, sPriJap1.hap1, whole genome shotgun sequence, one genomic window encodes:
- the rsad2 gene encoding S-adenosylmethionine-dependent nucleotide dehydratase RSAD2 encodes MYIAVICIKFLVQACIDKVGELSRWLAKITALVKFGISEGRRESVKSSGEQSRERTATPTSVNYHFTRQCNYKCGFCFHTAKTSFVLPLEEAKKGLKLLKAAGMEKINFSGGEPFLHNRGEFLGKLVQYCKQELKLPSVSVVSNGSRITEKWFKNYGKDLDILAVSCDSFEEDTNRLIGRGQGNKHHIENLLKVRQWCKDYKVAFKINSVINTFNVEEDMNEQIRIVNPVRWKVFQCLLIEGENAGEEALRHAETFIISSNDFQRFLDRHKEIKCLVPESNEKMRDSYLILDEYMRFLDCTQGRKDPSKSILDVGVENAIKFSGFDERMFLKRGGKYIWSKADMHLEW; translated from the exons atgtatatcGCGGTCATTTGTATTAAATTTCTGGTGCAAGCTTGCATCGACAAGGTGGGCGAACTCTCACGGTGGCTGGCGAAGATCACAGCATTGGTTAAATTTGGGATCAGTGAGGGGAGACGGGAAAGCGTAAAGAGTAGCGGGGAGCAGAGCAGAGAGCGGACAGCAACTCCGACCAGCGTCAATTACCACTTCACCCGCCAATGCAACTACAAGTGCGGCTTCTGTTTCCACACCGCCAAGACATCTTTTGTGTTGCCCCTGGAGGAAGCCAAAAAAGGACTGAAGCTATTAAAAGCAGCAG GTATGGAGAAAATAAATTTTTCGGGAGGAGAACCTTTCCTACACAATCGTGGGGAGTTCCTAGGAAAGCTGGTACAGTATTGTAAACAGGAGCTGAAATTgcccagtgtcagtgttgtgagcaaTGGGAGTCGGATCACTGAGAAGTGGTTTAAAAACTATG GAAAGGATCTGGACATTTTGGCTGTTTCATGTGACAGTTTTGAAGAGGACACCAATCGTCTGATAGGCCGTGGCCAGGGGAACAAACATCACATTGAGAACCTCCTCAAAGTCAGACAGTGGTGCAAAGATTACAAAGTGGCTTTTAAAATCAACTCTGTCATCAACACATTCAATGTTGAAGAGGATATGAATGAACAAATCAGGATTGTAAATCCAGTAAGGTGGAAG GTGTTTCAGTGCTTGTTGATTGAAGGGGAGAATGCTGGAGAAGAAGCTCTGAGACATGCAGAAACATTTATTATCAGCAGCAACGACTTCCAAAGATTTTTGGATCGGCATAAAGAGATCAAGTGCCTCGTGCCTGAATCTAATGAGAAA ATGCGAGATTCCTACCTCATCCTTGATGAATAT ATGCGCTTCCTAGATTGCACGCAAGGCAGAAAAGATCCATCCAAATCCATCTTGGATGTAGGCGTTGAGAACGCTATTAAATTTAGTGGGTTTGATGAGAGGATGTTTCTTAAACGTGGAGGGAAATATATATGGAGCAAAGCAGATATGCATCTGGAATGGTAA